The Elusimicrobiota bacterium genomic interval GATTAAAGAAGCCGTTAAAAAAGGCCTTGTGATCGATACGCCTCATAGCGGCCGCCAGCGCGGAGACGGGGATTGTTCGATTTACGCCATCGCCAATACTTTTAATGCGGCTCTGGGCAAAATGGGGCGGTCTTTGCTCCGTCCGCGTGAAATCGAGAGGACGGCGGCACGCGCGCTTAATAGGCCGGTCAAGGACATCCGTAAAAAGGGATTGAATCCTTTCGAGGTTGTTTGGGTGATGAATTTATTGACCGAGCGCACAGGCACGTCCATCCGCGAAATACCGATTGAAAAAGCATCGGAAGCGGCGATTAAAGATCGTCTTGTTCCTTTGGTTGTCATCGACACGGGCAAGGATAAACATTCCATTAATGTCGTCGGCCAACTGCAAAAAAACGGAGAATTTCTAACGGTAACCCTTGACCCTAATACGGCGAGCGATCAACGCGTCGTTTATCCCATCGATTGGCTGTCGGAAATGATGGTGGGAGAGCGCGCCTTGGTGGTCGTGCCAAGTGAGAAAAGCGCGCCGGTCGCTTCGCGTTTTGCGCCGACGCCCGGCATCCTGGCCATCCGCGGCCCTCGATTACCCAAGGATAAAAAATCCTATTTGCCGGTTAAAGCCATCAGCGATCCCGCCCAAGCGCAAGCGAAACTTCCTCAGCCGCGCAAATGGTTCGGCATAAGAAAAAGTCCTGTCATGGGACCGGCTCATGAAAAACAATTAATGCAATACCTGGAACAAGGCGCCGTTGATTCAGTCGTCGTCAATATCGATCAGGCTCCGGGGGGAAACTTCAATACCGATGAACTGAGCGGGCTGCTGGCTTATTTGGCGAAACAAGGGAAGGCCGTCGTGCTGTTGACCGTAACTGCACCTGGGGATGGGGGCGCTTGGGATAGGCTTGCTCCGGCTTTAAGCGCTCGTTTAACCGGGCTTTACAGAAGCCATGCAGCTTATCCTGTTTATGTTTTGACGGGCATGGGCCAGGAAGCTTATCGGTTAATGAACGGCCGTTTGCAAAGCGTTTATTCAGCGCCTAAGATGAGCTTTGAAGATAATGCCGGCGTGCGGGCGGCTTTTGAGCAAGCGTTTAAGAAGATGGTCCCTGGAGACGTTTATGACCTTGAAATTTCCCCTGACTCAGTTTGGGGCGGGTTTGTTATTCCCAGAAAGCCTACTACTAATCTTCATGGGACGGCGCCGGTCGCTTATAACTGGGTCCGTTTTGATGACGGACCGGCGACCAGGGAAGAGGACATGATGGACCCTGCGCTCAAGGCGCGGGTGGCGCAATTAGACTATGTTGAGAAAGACATGATCGATCAAAATGGCCGCTATGTCATGCGTTACCAAGGAGGCTTGTTCAAGGAATCAAATTTCGACGATTTCATCAAGAAGTTTCGCCGCTTATTGGGACCGAAATATTCCATTGAAACAAGCGTCGACAACGAATCCTTCGCGGGCTTGATCGGCACAACGGATTGGGGCCGCTCGCTTAAGCAATTGGCCGAACAGGAACGTTTAAATTTCGACCGCGCCGCTTATCTGGGTTACGACTTCGGTAAACGATCGGCTGAACAATCCATTTTGCGGGAATTTCCGCGAATGCTGTCTTTGGGTCTAAGCGGCAAATCAGCGGCTCCTCCAAGCAAATCTCAAGCCTTGGTTTATTCCAGGGAGAACCCGGGCGAGGCGGCGCGTCTTTTAAATGCGCTGACCCAGACCCCTAACCCGGCTCCAGCCGGAAAAAAAGCCAAGAAAAAAATCTCCATAGGTATTGATGACGTCAAATATACGATTGCGCCGTTGACGTCCATCGCCCTGATATTTTTGATGAAAATTTTCGGCGCGCCGTTTGTTTTAAACTTGATCGTCCCTCTCATGATCGCCTTTGGGCCGATCGCCATCCATGCTCTGGCTCGTCAAGTTTTGCGCTCGCTCGGTCAAAAAAGAAATCCGGAACTTCCCAAAACCGAACAAGCGCAATTGGAAACGCCCGAAATCAAAGCGCTTCCGCCGGCGCAGCAAGTCCGCATTGCTCCGCTTGAAGAAGAAAATAAGGAGCGCTTGGCCGAAGAAGAAATCGAGGCCGAAATCGCTCTCGAGAACGAATCCACCAATAAAAAACGCCGCCGCTGATCGTTCCCGCCGATTTAACTTTAGTCCCAAATTTAATTGGGTCAAAATGCCCTAGTGTGAAAATATGTTATCGTTGCATTCTATAGATGCGCCCCGGACCAAATTGACGAGGGAGAAAAAGGAGGCAACTCGCATGGATATTGACCATCACGCGACGCCTAAATCGTGGTTACGATTGCTCTTGGCCCTGACTCTGGCCGCAAGCCCCATGATGGAGGCTCTGGCCCAAGGAAATCGCCGGCCTCGAGGGGTTTCCGGAAACCAGCCGACGAGAACCGTTCCGGCTCAGCCCAGACGGGGCAATCCCGTGACTTCGCCTCCCGCAAGCAGCCCCAGGCACGGAAGTCCCATCCGGGTCAGGCCGCCTCAAGGACAGCCGGTCTATACGCCGCCGCCTAATCAGGGCAGTTCCTCTCGTGGACGAGGGAGCGATACCCGCAGTAGAACGCCGGCGATCGTTAATCCCAATCCCGGAGATTCCTCGCGAACCAGGAGGCCCGTGGCGAATCCACCGGTTGTTAACCCAAACCCGGGGCATCGAAGGCCGGGCACTCGCCCACCGGTTGTTAATCCGAATCCTCCTGTCGTTAATCCTGATCCTGTGCGCACACCCAGAGACAGAAGGCCGGTTGATCGTTCGCCTGTGGTGAATCCTAATCCGACGAATCCGCCCGTCCGCAATCCGGATTTTGATGGACGGGACCGACGGCCCGGATCCGATCGTCCTGTCGTGCGACCGCCCAATGGCGGTGTTAATCCTCCGAGTACGCGGCCGGGCACGCCGGAACGAAGGCCCCCGGTGGTGCGCACTCCGGAAGGAAGAAATTTGCCTCGTCCGATCGAGCAACCGGTTCGCTCGCATCCGGGACGCGAACGCCCATCGCATGTTGTCCGCAGCGTTGAGCCTCACCCGACGGTCACCATTGCTCCCGGCATCGCCGCGCCCAGGGCGCGCGTGATTACGCATGTGGCCGCGCCCAGGGTCGTTGTGACTCAGCCCCCGGTTGTCATTGTCCGCGATCATCGCCACCGAGTCGGCAGAGTCAGGGTTCATACCCACCATCACCACGATCATCACGTCTATGTTGACGTCTACCATTACGGCGGCTATTACTGGGCCTACCATCATGATCATTTTGATCATTGGGACGGCCAGCATCATTACTGGTGGTGTCCCCATCATCATGTGTATATGGACTGGGGCTATCCCAGCGTAATCGTGGAGCATGTCTATGTAACGAATCCGCCTCCGCCCACGATCAAGCGGTCCATCGCTCTCGGCGGCGATGAATGGCTCTATCAAGTCGGCGGTAGTTTCTTTTATTGGGGCGGATATCGGGACCCCAATACCGGGCGATGGCTGGGCCGCTGGGTCGCCGCGCCTGAGGGAAGATTGCGCGCCATCGGCAATAGCGTGTATGTACGCCGAGTATCGAGCGATGGCGGGGAAACTCAATATGACAGGCTCGACTTCGACGCTGAGTTGGTATACTCTTCCGAATACAATACATACTATCGACTCTCGCTGCGTCCAAACCCGACATCGAACTATGTCTACGTTCCGGAATACGAGCTCTGGTGGTCCCAACAAGAGCAGTTCTACATGGACTTTCTTGTCGATTACCCTCAACCGGGAGGGGATTCCTCAACGCCGCCTCCGCCTCCTTACTGAACAAACAACAGCTCTGAAAACGCCCTTGGCGACTTGCGCCGAGGGCGTTTTCTGTTTATACTTGGTGCGGTAAGACAGAATATGGTAAAAGATGGCAACAAGGGAGTAGGGTGTATTTAAAGTCCATCGAGCTCAGCGGTTTTAAATCTTTCGCCGAACCAACGGAGATTTCCCTTGAACCCGGGATTGTTTGCGTGGTCGGCCCCAATGGCTGCGGTAAATCTAATGTCGTCGATGCCATACGCTGGTCGCTAGGCGAGCTCTCGCCGAAAACCCTACGCTCCAAATCCATCGCCGACGTTATCTTTAACGGCACAAGGCGCCTTTCACCGGCGGCCCAGGCTCAGATCACTCTGACTTTTGATAATTCGGATCGCGCTCTAGGCGTCGATGCGCCGGAAGTTTCCGTGCAAAGAAAAGTGTCGCGCGACGGAGGCGGCGAATACGCCATCAACAAGGCTTCCTGCCGCTTAAAAGACATCAAGGGTTTGTTCCTAGGCACAGGATTAGGCGACGACGGTTATTCGATCATGGAAGGCTCCATGGTCGAATTTCTTTTGACCGCCAAACCGTTGGACCGGCGGCTCCTCTTTGATGAGGCCAGCGGCGCGGCTCGTTTTTCTTCAAAAAGAGACGAGGCGTTATCCCGGCTGTCGAAAATCGACCAAGACCTCGACCGCGTCCGCGACCAGATCGAGCTTCTGGCGGCGGAAAAAAAACGCATCGAAAACCAAGCCAAGAAAGCCAAGCTTTTCGAAAAGCTCTCAGGACAAAAACGCGAACTCGGGGTCCGAAAAGTTCTGGCGGACCTCGACCGCACGGAAACCCGCGCCCAAGCGATTCAAGAGGAAACGCTTGAGCCCAAGCGCGCCCAGATGGAGCGCAAAACCGTAGCGCTCAATCAGCATTACGCCAAGGCCGAGACGCTCAAGGCCGGGCGCGCCGAACTTGAGGCGAAATCCGGCGAACTTTCCAAAGATTTTCATGAAGTTTTGCGGGCCCGTGATGTGGCCGCGGAAAAGCTGCGTCATTTGGAATCGCGTCTGAGCGAGTTGCGCTCCTCGCGCGAGACCCGGTTGCTGGAAAAAGAAGATCTCATCAAGCAGCGACAAGCGCTGAACGAAGAAATTGAAACAGCGGGCCGGGAATTGGCCGTAAAAGAAAAAGAGCTTGAAGAAACGTCGCTTCAGTTAAAACAAGACGGCGGTCTGAACGAAGAACTGGCCGGCGCTGCGTCGCGCCGCGATGAAATGCAGCGGCATATCCAAGATTTAAGAAACCGGATCATCATTGAAAACCAGGAGATCACTCGCTTGCGCAACGAGAGCTTGGGGTTGACGACGGAACTCTCCCAGTGGCAGGTTGAATTGAAACACACGCTGAAAGAACACCATCGGGAAGACCTGCAGAAGCTGCATCTTGAAGAGCGTAATCGCGAAATTGAGGCCAGAATCCAAGCGTTGAAAGGCGAGATTGAAGAACTGGAAACTAAACGCGTTCAAACCGCCGATTTGCAAGCTCAACAGATCGACGCCTGCCGCCGTCTCGAGGATGCGCTTTACCGGGGACTGACTCAGGAAGAAGCCGCTCTTGAAGCGCGCCGCCGGCACTGGGAAATAATTGCCGAGCAAGACCCCTATGTTCGCGGGGCTCTGGCTACGGATCAGATTTCCGGCGAGCAAGGCGGCGTCTACGGCCCGATCGGGAAATTGATCAAGACTTCGCCGCAGCATCATATTCACCTTAAAGAAATTTTAGGCGAACGCCTGAATTGGTTTTTGGCCGAAAACGCCGAAGCCGCGCTTAAAATCATCGATTTACTGGGTTCCGGGCGCAAAGGACGGGCCGCATTTGTCCTGCTCGACCGTTTGACGGAAACGCCTCAACCCGTTACTTTTAATTGGGGCCGGGAAGGGGCGATCGGGCGTATCGTAGAGTTGGACTATCTCTTGGGCTCGACAGACGCGCGCACCAAACAAGCGATTTTTAGGCTCGTGGGTCCGACATTCGTTCAGGGATCATCCGTCTTCGGGGAAGCCCTTGTTCGAGGAGGGGAGGAGCCGGCGGCGCAAAAAGATATCAACACGCTGTCGGCCGTCGAGGAGCGGGAGGCGGTGGCCAAAGCAATGGCTGACCTGAGCGTCAAAAAACAGGAACTTGGAGCTCAGGTAGCCGAATCAGGCCATGAGAAAGAGCGGTTGTCGTCTGAACTTCAAACGCTGCTGGAGAGTCTGCGGGCGAAGAATCTCGAATCAGCCGGTTTAATTCAAGAAAAAGAATCCAATGACCGGGATTTGAGTCTGGCGCAGGAATCCGTGCTATCGATGGAAAAAGAGGCTCGCCGCTACCTTGAAGATTCGGCGGCCAAGAAAGAGATGTTAACTCAGATGGAGGAAACCCTCAGGGGCAAAGATGAGCTTATCGCTGATTTGCATAAACAGCTGGATGAGGGCAATGCCGCATTGGAAAAGACCATTGTCGAAACCAAAAGCGGCCGCGAGGCCCGTTTGGCGCGGGACCTTGAACTTGAGCGCTGCGAGCATGAGAAGGCCGTCGCCAGGGAGAAAAAGAATCAGCTCGATAAGGCCGTCGCCCTGACTGCGGAACAGGCGGGCCGCCTTGAAGCCGCCGTCAACGATCTTGACCGGGATTTGGAAGAACTTGCGAATCGAATCGAAGACCTTAAAAATGAATTATCCGAACTCGACCGGGCGCATGAAGAAAAAGGCCGGGCGATGGAAGTCTCCAGGGAAGAGTTGGAGAAATCCAGGACGTTGATTTCCGCCGTTGAGTCGGATATCGCTTTTCTTGATGAAGACATCCGTAAACTTGACGAAGAAGTCAAAAACGCCCAAGTTGAACTGCGCGCCCTCGAATATGAGCGCGCTAGAGTCGTGGAAGAGGCTGTCCGCATTTTCGGGGCCGCGGCCGAGGAATTGCCCGCGAAGCTCGAACAAGCCAAGACAACCGAAACCACCGTCCTTTTAAGAGAAGGCGAAAGCGTGGAAGATGCGCTGTTGAGGATCGAAGAGCAGATTAGTCGCTTAGGGCAAATCAATTTTTTGGCGCAGGAAGAATACGACCGGTTGACGGAGCGCCTGACGTTTTTGGAAACGCAGAGGGAAGACATCCTCAAAGCCAAGGCCGACGTTGGGTCCGCCATCGCCAAGGTCAATGCTCAAATCGAAGAAAGCTTCAGCGTCACCTTCGCCGCTGTCCGGGAAAAATTCAGGGAAATTTTTGCCACTTTGTTCGAAGGCGGCGAGGCGGATTTGGTATTAACCGAGAGCCAGGATTTGACCCAGCGCGGGGTGGAGATTTTTGCCCAGCCTCCGGGTAAAAAATTGCAGACCATCACCCAGCTTTCACAAGGCGAAAAAGCCCTCACAGCGGTCAGCCTTTTGTTCGCATTCTTCTCCATCAACCCGGCTCCGGTCTGCATCTTGGACGAAATCGACGCGCCCTTGGATGAAACCAATGTTTTGCGTTTCCGCAGGATGCTCGAAAAATTTTCGCAGAAGTGCCAATTTTTGGTTATCACCCACAACAAGCGAACGATGGAAGCCGCCCGTTCCATTTACGGCGTGACGATGGAAGAATTGGGCGTCTCAAAAATTATTTCGGTCAAACTCGAAGAAGCCACGGCCACCGTTTCTTAAAAATTACCAGAGCTTCCCCATCCTGTCATTGCGAGGCCCCGGCAGGGGCCGTGGCAATCTCATAAAATATTTCAAGATGCGCCTTAAACTTTTGTTTTTCATTGCCCTAGCGTACCTTTTAGTTGCAACCCCCGGCTTAACTTTGGAAGAAAAACCTTACCCTGGCTACAAAGCCCCTGGGTTCACCTTACCTTCGCTTAAAGGGGAAACTGTGGACTTGGCTGCGCTGTATAACCAAGGGCCGGTTTGGCTGACGCTCTACACCACCTGGTGTCCGGCCTGCAATGTCGAGACTCCGGCTTTGGTCGCCGCCAGCAAAAAACACCCTGAAATCCGATTCATCGCCGTCAGTTTGATGGAAGACAAGGCCGTTGTCGAGGAATTTCAACAGAAATTCCAGGTGCCTTTTCCAATGCTCCTTGATGCAGAAGGGGTCGTCACGGAGGCCTACAATATCCGCCCCATCCCGGTGAATGTCGGCATCAGGAAAGGCGGGGAGATCGCTTTTCGCCGCCAAACGCTGGAGGAGGCCGAAATACCGGATTTAATCGCGGCCATTACTCAAGAAAGCGGTCCTGCCGCAACAGGCGCCATCAAACTCTCCGGGCGTTTCTCATCGCTTTTTGAAACCTTTCCGCTCTTAGCCTCTTTTGTGGCCGGCCTGCTGACTTTTCTGTCGCCCTGCATTCTACCCCTGATCCCGGGCTATATCGCTTTTATCACCGGTCTTGAACTGGAAACCCTGCTGTCGGCGGATAAGAAAGTCGCCGCCAGAAAAATGCTGATGATATCGACGTTGGCTTTTATCCTTGGCTTCGGGTTGATCTTTACTTTGTTGGGAGCGACGGCCAGCGCTTTGGGGCAATTTTTTGCGTCTTTCCAGGGCATCATGAGAATCGTCGGCGGAGGATTACTGATCCTTTTTGGCCTTCACTTAAGCGGCGCGCTGAGCATCGTTTCCTTTTATCGAGAGGCGCGTTTTCAATTGAAAATCGAGCAAGGCGGGCTGACCGGAGCCTTTCTATTAGGCGTGGTTTTTGCCGTAGGCTGGACGCCCTGTGTCGGCCCGATTCTATCGGCGATTTTGATTTACGCGGCCACGGAAAGCATGCTGGGCAAAGGCATCGCCATGCTGGGCGCTTATTCGGCGGGCATCGGAGCGCCTTTCTTGTTGGCCAGCGCATTTCTGCCGCAATTTCAACGATTTTTAAACCGAGTCAAGCCGTACTTCCAGGAAATAGAGATCGGTTCCGGCATTCTCCTGATTCTTCTTGGAATACTCTTAATCACCAACCGGTTTGCTTATCTGGCCGGACTTTTCCCAAGCTTTTAAATCAGCCTAGTGTAGTGCGTCATAAATCCCTTTGCATTCGTCACCCCGGCAAAAGCCGGGGTCCAGGCCTGGATTCCCGCCTTCGCGGGAATGACGCCAAAAGCAAAGAAGTGTTGGACGCACTACACTAGTGGACGCAGCGGTAATTTTTTTGACAGTTTGCAAGCCGAGATTGGGCCAAGCGCAAGACGCACCGCAAGGAGCGTGCCTGAAAGGCACGCGACTAAGGATGCAACGCAGCGATTGGCCACGGCTGTTGTGTCCCTATTGTCCGGGCCACATACGGCCGTCTGGGCGCTCGGGAACGTTTGGGAATGGCCTTGATATGTCCGGTTCAGATTGGGGCCTTTGGGTCCATTCGTCAGGGTAAATTCTGGTCTATAATGGCTTCGTATGGCCGATGATATACGCCTGATGTCCCGGGCCTTAGCTTTGGCTCAAAAAGGCTACCCCAGGGCGACGCCCAATCCCATGGTCGGCTGCGTTTTGGTCAAAAATGGGCGCATTATTGCCGAGGGCTATCACAAAGAATTCGGCGGACCCCATGCTGAAATTGTGGCCTTAAAAAAGGCCGGTTCAAGAGCCAAGGGCGCAACAGCCTATGTGAACCTTGAACCCTGCTCTCATTGGGGCAAAACACCGCCTTGCGTTGATTCTTTAACGGCGGCAGGCGTCAAAGAGATTGTGGCTGCGACAACGGACCCAAATCCTAAAGTTCGCGGGCGGGGCGTGGCGGGATTGCGCCGACACGGCATTAAAGTTCGCGTCGGGCCCATGGCCAAGGAGGCCAGGGAACTCAATTTGCCTTTTTTTACCCAAATGACGCTTAACCGGCCGTATATCATTCTTAAAACAGCGGCTACGTTCGACGGTAAAATCGCGGATTTCAGAGGAAAATCAAAATGGATTACAAGTTCGCAAACCAGGCAAGCGTTGTGGGACATTCGCGGACGCGCAGATGCTATCCTTGTGGGCGTTAATACCGTGTTGGCCGATGATCCCGAATTAACCAGCCATGGGCGCGGCAGAAACCCTTTGCGCATTATTCTGGACCCCCGATTGAGAATCAAACCCGGCGCTAAGGTTCTCAACACGGCAAACGCCGGCACAATTCTTGTGTCCGGAACCGAAGACTATGGAAAATTTAAACTATTGACCAATAAAGACGTGGAAATCATGACCGTGGGTTTGACGCAGGGGCGCCTGGATTTGAAAGAAATGCTGCGATTATTGGCGCTTAAGGGAACTCAGACGGTTTTAGTCGAGGGCGGTGGGGAAACCCACGGCCGTTTTGTGGAAGAGGGGCTCTTGGATGAAATATTATGGTTCGTGGCTCCTAAAATCGTGGGGGGAAAAACCGCCAAATCTCCGGTCGGCGGGCGAGGCCTGCCTCTTGATCAAAGCATCGATTTGCGCGGCATCTCCGGCGCTCATTTAAACGGAGATTTGGTTTTTCGCGGCTCGTGCCGCCCAGAAGGACTTCTCTGGCCGCTGATTCAATTCGATTCCCGGCTTTTTCACCATGCTTGAATACTCATTGCTGGCCTTTAGCTCGGTTTTCGCGATTATTAATCCTATCGCTGCCATCCCCGCTTTTTTGGCATTGACCATCGGTGATTCCTCGGCTTCGCGCAAAAAAATCGCCAAAATCGCCTGCGCCACCTGCATGGGAGTTTTATTGGCTTTCGCTTTTCTCGGCCGTTTTATTTTTGAAATTTTCGGCATTTCCATGCCCGCCTTCCAAATCGCGGGCGGCATCGTGCTTTTGTTGATGTCCATGGACATGCTCCGGGGCAAACGTTCGGCCGTCAAGGAAACCGAAGAGGAAATGAAGGTTGCCGCGGAGAAAGCCCAGGTTGCCGTGACGCCGTTGGCTATTCCGATGCTTTCGGGGCCGGGGGCCATTTCAACGGTCACCGTTCTTTCGACGCAGGCCGATAGCTTTGGCCACCAGCTTCTTTTGTTCGGCTCCATCATTGTTGCCAGCGCCGCAAGTTACGGAGCTTTGCGCCTGGGCATTACCGGAGCCAAATGGCTTAACCCCATCGCCATGAACATCGTCACGCGCTTGATGGGTCTTTTGCTGGCGGCCATCGGAGTTCAATTTATCGGTCAGGCCCTGCCGCATCTGATCATTTTCAAATAACGGCTGATGTTCCAAGGGATTATCAAACAATTGGGCCTCCTGGAGAAACGTTCCAGACGGTCTTTAGTGATCAGCCCTGAAAAACCTTGGGCTTTTGCAAAAGGCGAAAGCGTGGCCATCGACGGAGTTTGCCTGACTGTGGCGGGTTTCACCAAAAAGGTTTGTTTTTTTGATCTCGGGGAGGAAACGGTCAAAAAAACCACTTTAGGCCGGCTCAAATCAGGAGACTGGGTCAATATAGAGCGGCCGTTGCGCATGGGCGAACCCATCAGCGGGCATATTGTCTTGGGTCATGTGGATGCCGTCGGCCGGATTCAACGTTCTCAAAAACGAAATAATTCCGTGTTAATCACGTTGGATATCCCAGCCAAAGATTGCCTCGTGGCTGCCAAGGGATGCCTGGCTGTGGACGGCATCAGCTTAACCGTCAACCATGTGCATCGCTCCAATGGCCGGCTATCGATTGATTTTTGCTTAATTCCGGAAACCGCACACCGAACCATGCTGGCTCATAAAAAATCAGGTGATCTGGTCAATGTTGAAAGCGATTATCTATTCCGTTTGCTGAAACTGTCAAATGTCAAGACATGACCCCGTGCTATAATTGGTGATCCCTAATTCAGGAGGATTCTTAATGGACGAAATCCAGAATAAAACCAAGTTTGCAACAATTGATGAGGCCATTGCGGATATGCGCGCCGGAAAAATGGTCATTGTCGTGGATGATCCGGACAGAGAAAATGAAGGCGATCTGGTCATGGCTGCCGAATCCGTGACGCCTGAAGCCGTCAATTTCATGATCACCCATGCGCGCGGACTCCTTTGCGTGCCCATCGTTGGAGAACAACTGGATAAGCTTAAAATCGGAGCCATGGTTCCTTCCTTGGGCGACGGTAAAGATACGGCTTTCACGGTCAGCATCGATGGACTCAAAAACGTGGATACGGGCATTTCCGCGCCGGACCGGACCAATACAATTTTGGGAATGATTAAACCCGACGCCAAACCTGAAGATTTTCGCCGGCCCGGCCATATATTTCCTTTGCGGTATCGCGAGGGAGGCGTTTTAGTGCGCGCAGGGCACACTGAAGCCAGCGTTGATTTGTCTCGGCTTGCGGGCATGTATCCGGCGGGTGTTATTTGCGAAGTGATCAATGAAGACGGGACCATGGCTCGCCTGCCCGATCTTCTGCAGTTTTCCAAAAAGCACTGTCTTAAAATCATCACCATCGCCAGCCTCATCGAATACCGGCGTCAGAAAGAAAAACTTGTGGAACCTATCGCCCAAGCCAGTTTGCCGACGCGCCACGGCGAGTTCAGACTGCATCTCTACCGCGACTTGATTTCCGGCAGCGAACATCTGGCCTTGACGATGGGCCGGTTGGACAACCAGCAAAACGTGCTGGTGCGCGTGCACTCTTCCTGCATGACCGGGGACACGCTGGGATCCCTGCGCTGCGATTGCGGAGCGCAGATGGACAGAGCCATGGAAACCATCGCCCAGGAAGGGCAAGGCGTTTTCCTGTATCTTAACCAGGAAGGCCGCGGCATCGGCTTGACCAATAAAATCAAAGCCTATTCTCTGCAGGACAAAGGCTTGGATACGGTGGAAGCGAACAAGGCCTTGGGCTTTAAAGATGATTTAAGGGAATACGGCATCGGTGCCCAAATCCTCAAGGACTTGGGATTGACCTCGCTGCGCATCATGACGAACAACCCTAGAAAAATCATCGGCATCGAGGGACATGGGCTGAAAGTCTCGG includes:
- the smc gene encoding chromosome segregation protein SMC codes for the protein MYLKSIELSGFKSFAEPTEISLEPGIVCVVGPNGCGKSNVVDAIRWSLGELSPKTLRSKSIADVIFNGTRRLSPAAQAQITLTFDNSDRALGVDAPEVSVQRKVSRDGGGEYAINKASCRLKDIKGLFLGTGLGDDGYSIMEGSMVEFLLTAKPLDRRLLFDEASGAARFSSKRDEALSRLSKIDQDLDRVRDQIELLAAEKKRIENQAKKAKLFEKLSGQKRELGVRKVLADLDRTETRAQAIQEETLEPKRAQMERKTVALNQHYAKAETLKAGRAELEAKSGELSKDFHEVLRARDVAAEKLRHLESRLSELRSSRETRLLEKEDLIKQRQALNEEIETAGRELAVKEKELEETSLQLKQDGGLNEELAGAASRRDEMQRHIQDLRNRIIIENQEITRLRNESLGLTTELSQWQVELKHTLKEHHREDLQKLHLEERNREIEARIQALKGEIEELETKRVQTADLQAQQIDACRRLEDALYRGLTQEEAALEARRRHWEIIAEQDPYVRGALATDQISGEQGGVYGPIGKLIKTSPQHHIHLKEILGERLNWFLAENAEAALKIIDLLGSGRKGRAAFVLLDRLTETPQPVTFNWGREGAIGRIVELDYLLGSTDARTKQAIFRLVGPTFVQGSSVFGEALVRGGEEPAAQKDINTLSAVEEREAVAKAMADLSVKKQELGAQVAESGHEKERLSSELQTLLESLRAKNLESAGLIQEKESNDRDLSLAQESVLSMEKEARRYLEDSAAKKEMLTQMEETLRGKDELIADLHKQLDEGNAALEKTIVETKSGREARLARDLELERCEHEKAVAREKKNQLDKAVALTAEQAGRLEAAVNDLDRDLEELANRIEDLKNELSELDRAHEEKGRAMEVSREELEKSRTLISAVESDIAFLDEDIRKLDEEVKNAQVELRALEYERARVVEEAVRIFGAAAEELPAKLEQAKTTETTVLLREGESVEDALLRIEEQISRLGQINFLAQEEYDRLTERLTFLETQREDILKAKADVGSAIAKVNAQIEESFSVTFAAVREKFREIFATLFEGGEADLVLTESQDLTQRGVEIFAQPPGKKLQTITQLSQGEKALTAVSLLFAFFSINPAPVCILDEIDAPLDETNVLRFRRMLEKFSQKCQFLVITHNKRTMEAARSIYGVTMEELGVSKIISVKLEEATATVS
- a CDS encoding redoxin domain-containing protein, which translates into the protein MRLKLLFFIALAYLLVATPGLTLEEKPYPGYKAPGFTLPSLKGETVDLAALYNQGPVWLTLYTTWCPACNVETPALVAASKKHPEIRFIAVSLMEDKAVVEEFQQKFQVPFPMLLDAEGVVTEAYNIRPIPVNVGIRKGGEIAFRRQTLEEAEIPDLIAAITQESGPAATGAIKLSGRFSSLFETFPLLASFVAGLLTFLSPCILPLIPGYIAFITGLELETLLSADKKVAARKMLMISTLAFILGFGLIFTLLGATASALGQFFASFQGIMRIVGGGLLILFGLHLSGALSIVSFYREARFQLKIEQGGLTGAFLLGVVFAVGWTPCVGPILSAILIYAATESMLGKGIAMLGAYSAGIGAPFLLASAFLPQFQRFLNRVKPYFQEIEIGSGILLILLGILLITNRFAYLAGLFPSF
- the ribD gene encoding bifunctional diaminohydroxyphosphoribosylaminopyrimidine deaminase/5-amino-6-(5-phosphoribosylamino)uracil reductase RibD, with the translated sequence MADDIRLMSRALALAQKGYPRATPNPMVGCVLVKNGRIIAEGYHKEFGGPHAEIVALKKAGSRAKGATAYVNLEPCSHWGKTPPCVDSLTAAGVKEIVAATTDPNPKVRGRGVAGLRRHGIKVRVGPMAKEARELNLPFFTQMTLNRPYIILKTAATFDGKIADFRGKSKWITSSQTRQALWDIRGRADAILVGVNTVLADDPELTSHGRGRNPLRIILDPRLRIKPGAKVLNTANAGTILVSGTEDYGKFKLLTNKDVEIMTVGLTQGRLDLKEMLRLLALKGTQTVLVEGGGETHGRFVEEGLLDEILWFVAPKIVGGKTAKSPVGGRGLPLDQSIDLRGISGAHLNGDLVFRGSCRPEGLLWPLIQFDSRLFHHA
- a CDS encoding MarC family protein — protein: MLEYSLLAFSSVFAIINPIAAIPAFLALTIGDSSASRKKIAKIACATCMGVLLAFAFLGRFIFEIFGISMPAFQIAGGIVLLLMSMDMLRGKRSAVKETEEEMKVAAEKAQVAVTPLAIPMLSGPGAISTVTVLSTQADSFGHQLLLFGSIIVASAASYGALRLGITGAKWLNPIAMNIVTRLMGLLLAAIGVQFIGQALPHLIIFK
- a CDS encoding riboflavin synthase — encoded protein: MFQGIIKQLGLLEKRSRRSLVISPEKPWAFAKGESVAIDGVCLTVAGFTKKVCFFDLGEETVKKTTLGRLKSGDWVNIERPLRMGEPISGHIVLGHVDAVGRIQRSQKRNNSVLITLDIPAKDCLVAAKGCLAVDGISLTVNHVHRSNGRLSIDFCLIPETAHRTMLAHKKSGDLVNVESDYLFRLLKLSNVKT
- a CDS encoding bifunctional 3,4-dihydroxy-2-butanone-4-phosphate synthase/GTP cyclohydrolase II; its protein translation is MDEIQNKTKFATIDEAIADMRAGKMVIVVDDPDRENEGDLVMAAESVTPEAVNFMITHARGLLCVPIVGEQLDKLKIGAMVPSLGDGKDTAFTVSIDGLKNVDTGISAPDRTNTILGMIKPDAKPEDFRRPGHIFPLRYREGGVLVRAGHTEASVDLSRLAGMYPAGVICEVINEDGTMARLPDLLQFSKKHCLKIITIASLIEYRRQKEKLVEPIAQASLPTRHGEFRLHLYRDLISGSEHLALTMGRLDNQQNVLVRVHSSCMTGDTLGSLRCDCGAQMDRAMETIAQEGQGVFLYLNQEGRGIGLTNKIKAYSLQDKGLDTVEANKALGFKDDLREYGIGAQILKDLGLTSLRIMTNNPRKIIGIEGHGLKVSARVPLQARPSGNSDYLRGYLKVKKEKMGHIIDMDEPVPTA